GGTAGTTGCGGCTAGTAATGTTAATCTTCTATTTCCCTTTGAATAATGAAAGCAAATAAATCCCTTTCAAAAAGTGAGAGTGAGAAATACCAGGTGAAAATTTTTGCTTATATACGGCGAGTTTCATTGGAACGTTAAAGTAATTTTTCATATGATGCATTATTGTATCAAATATGAGTTCATCTACCATGCCTCTAATCTAATAATGGCATATTTAGGTTTCTGAGGAAAGGCTCATATCACTGCTGGAACAGATAAACAACCAAACAACAAGGCAGACAAAAGTTACAGTAAGTTGTAGAATATTTGTTACATTTTCTATTCTTATTTTCTGAAGTATTTATTTACTTGCCATTTTTTGCCATTTCAGATACAGAGGCGTCGAAGTGTTCTCGAGGATGATGATTAACTTTCACTGCCTCTTTAAACGGCGTGCCTTAAGTATTTGATTTCATGCTTTAGTATGTGTATTTTACTGTCAAATCAAAGTATTGCATAAGTGGATTGTGAAATATCTGTTTCAGCTTGAAATTTTGGCTGTCTTGCCAGGCCTCCTAATGAATTAAACTACACAATACTTGAAAGCTTATTATTTTGACACATTCATTTGTAAAACAATTTCTAGCATGTGGATGGCATTTCAAAGAATACATGTTGTAATTTtccactaaaaaaatttaactttttgttttcattttccttaCACAAGACACCCTTAGAGGGCGTTTGCTAGATGAAaattttactttctcataatCTTAAAGTGAGAATCTAtgatttttatgattgatttgcaattaataaaaatagattgTCAGGAAATTATGATTttcgaaaattaattttagttcacTTTTTTGCAAAAACATTCCCAAGCAAAGGGGGTAGAAATTTAACTTTTCTTAGTGGTGAAAACTTTTTAATTACATGTTTTAcatgaatttctaattttcAGGAAAcatattaaaactaattaaacatattttataccTTCTCAAGAATCATGATTCTAAGAAATTGATTTTCtcatgaatcatgttttttggtATGAAAAAATTTCTTCTCCGCCAAATGTCCTCATAGTGTTGCGTTCAACTAGACATGGTAGAAGATCATTGTGATTGTTTTAACGCTCAAGTTGGTTTAAATTGATCTTTTTAATTCCAGCTTTGGTGTTTGTGGCAGTTTTGATATAGCTAGTATAAAGATTTTTATGGATTTGACTTTTATAAAATGAGGGAAATGCATTTTAGAATAAGTGAGGGAAGTGCATTTTAGAGAATAAAGGACAATGATAACTATTGATTAGAAATTAACAGTTaagattgtaattaattttagatttttattatacatgtatttgattttattataattttcaactattaattttttaattaaatattgtgaatattttattctttagagGGCATCTATAAAACTTTTACAAGATCCAAATCTGGTACTTTTTGTACCAAAAGGGTGAGTAGAAATTGAGTTGTCGGTTTATGGAGGGACGGTGTCGGTGCTCGTGCTCTAAAACTGAGTTCAACGCATTTAGCTATCAGAAATATTCTCTCTATGGAAATTAATTTCGACATCAACTTGTTTCTAAATACGGGAAGTGAAATGGTACACATAAGAATCACCGAAATGCTAAGTTTTATGATTTGGAGGTCAAATTGATGCTTTGTTTAggcttaattaagatttttggtCTGAgagattgctttttttttatttgatttatcatttttagtcttttaaaatcAAGTATTTCATtagacattttttatataagattgTGGTTTTGTTTGTGATCTGTTTGTTTTCTCCATAGCGgtcattttgtttgttttttttttctccagtattttatataataacgtgaattttttattcttgatattATATGAGAAATTGTGATAATGGATTAAAAGTAAGTAAAAATGATACTTAATGAAAAAAGTGGAAATTTATAGAGATTATTggataaaaagtattttataaaggattcatttgaaaataaaaaataaaattgaatgaaaatggTTGTGAAATTTTGAGGAATAAAAAGCTTAAATAAACTTGTTAAGATTAAAGATTGCATTGATATTAACTTTATTCAACATAGTGTTGAATAGGGGGAAATAGAGGGAAGAGAAGGGGAgtggagaattttttttattaacttgtattatttggttcaatttttcGAAGGAAAGGAGAATGGATGGGAAGCAAAAATTTTCTGATGTTCTCTTCCAATGTTGGAGAGATTTGGAGGAGAGGGGAGaagatttaaaacattttaagcgtaatgacaaaaaatatttttacttatattttgaaaaataaaactataagaatataaaaataaattacttttaaaaatttcttctcCGTGTGAACCAAATAAGAAAAGGGTTACTTTCCTTTCCCTTCATTCCTCTCAACCAAATAAAATGTCCAATCAAAACCTCTCATCTTCGTAaaattcctttccttttttcctcttaacaaaacaaaatgtcTAATAAAAACTCTTCTCCTCCTTTTCCCTGcattaaaattcttttcttttcctcccaTCCTTTTAATTAAAGAGACCCTACAAGATAAAATTATGTCACCTGTATTTTTCAAAGAATAAAGTGATTATTTTGTAGATGTAGGCGAGAAACATAAAGAGTGTCATATTAGAAGAGGGAGAAATAATGTAATCAACCTTTTAGGCCAGACATTCTACAATGAAATAATAGATAACATATTCTTAtgtgtataaatattttaaaatgaaactatatattacataaaaatgtaaacatgtaattttcataaaaatgatATGTTTTATTACATTGAATAAGatagttttaataaatttttaaaaaatatatcttatttattattacataatatttttttaaattaagttttgtttaaatatatttttgtcctcacaatttagaattttttattttttgtccttgtaaaattattattttttatttttatttttagttcttaaaacactttaaataatattttaaacaataaaatatgttaTCTAAAAcgttataaaaacaaaataaacatattttataaggactaaataaaaatttaattttacaagcattaactaaaaatatatttaagccttaagtttttatatattttattctttattaatttaCTAAGTTTAGATTTTAATTCCTTTATAATGAGGTTTGGTTTGTATTTCAGATCATGTTAAAAAAACAGTCACTTTAAATGCATGATATGTAGTTAAAATTACTGTGATCCGCATTTcaataaaagcaaaaacaaaagtccttatctttttgtaaaaatatttttatgtcaaAAGTAATTTTTCATCATCTGATTTTCAACACATGCTCTAAGTTTGTGTATTATCATAGTTGCATTGCATGTTGATATACCACAATGAGTTGAGAATTCAACTAAGATTGAATtggattaataattttattaagttcAACTTAATCTAACTCATTTTTTTGGCATGGTAAGGATAAGTTAAATAGGCTTAGCTTATTTTTATATCtctttaacataaaataatataaaaaaacggTTAATTGTTTTATGACTATATAGATCTTTTCTTAAACTTTTAGGTCCTTCCAGCCCTAGGACTTTGATCATCGCCCCTCCAGTGCTGTCATAATCAGTTAGAATTAAATTGTTGGTTTTTGTCATGGATAAggggaaattattattttgactaTTGAAATATTAGGTTGacgttaattttaataataaataacaacacatttttttttagttatagtAAATTGACAATAATACAGTCTCGTAATAGCCGTaagaaacattaattaatttaatctattAATTTCACGGTTTATGCCCATGATTAGTGTTACATTTTATGACTAGAAGATTAAATGTGTCTTTAGATGAATgtttactaaattaattttgaacgaaattaattttagttacaaaacatatacatgtatttttttttcttatcttgaaAGCAAGTTTGCTaaatttagtatatatttttttaattcaacacaaaaaccatttttttttatcacttttagtCAAATCGAAgtttagaaacaaaatcaattttatttttcaataaccaaacatctatatttttataaaatcaaattggaCTACAGTTAAAATCAAGTCGCATTATCTCTATACTATGAAACCAAATACACTCCAAAataatttcacaatttttttagaccAAACGAATATTGGTGCTATCTGACCTAAATGAacgtttattttatttgatgtaTATGCTATGAGAGATTTTATCAGTTTGTGACTTGTGAGGTTCAGCTCTCCGCAGACTTATTCATACTCAAATATTTAAGTCAGATGTATACGTATAACAACAATTAGCATCCTATCTATATAACGCTAAGAGACAAGTGTGTTTGCATCATtgaataatatgtatatataactttattttatcgtTTGACAAGTTTTGTGGATTTCCGTAAAAGAAGAAATCTAATGAAAGGTTCTTTTCCCAGTCAAGAAAGGCAAATCACGCGACTTATGGTTTTTAATTAAGAGGAATAGAATAGATAGTTTATACAATACGACCAAgagttatttaaaaatcttaCTTATTTTGTATggttttacaaattaaatactATAGTTTAGTCTGATAAAATACGACAAAGAGTTTATCACTCTTGATCTACAAGGATTTAGTTGTACATCGCGTTTTTTGGTATAACAATAGGTCAATATCTAGATTTGTGGGTCTAACTAATTTCTCTTTGCATCCAACTAGTCCACTAATTAAGCAGTAAAGTATTCCCAAACGACACtacttttcgtttttttttttataaagaaaaacgaCACTACTTCTCGAACATTAcaataaggaaaaaataaataaatataacattttcaTTATATAATCCATAAATCTAGAATACGATGAGTATATTTTATGCATTTTCCTTGGGCTATAATCATGATATACGTAGTGTATATTTaaggaaagttttttttttttggagttaAGTGAATTATATGACTTTTACGTAATTGACATAATTATAGTTCAAAATTTAATCATACGCTTAACCAAATATCGCATATTCATCACTCCGAAATCAACTCCATTTTTTATGCGTATAGACAGAACTTTGAAAAATGATTAACAATAAGAAATAACACTTAAAATAAATGGTTTAATTATATTGTTAACTGAAGAAAATTGTTCGAATCATATTCATTCTAAATGATCGATGTGTATATGAGATTTACATCAATTTACACACTTTAATTAGGGATAGATCCTCATCAGGTGTTCAAAGAAAATTTCGTTGTCTGACTATACCAATTATAGTCTACTGCATCTGATACCATCATATTCATTCTAAATGATTGATATGTATATGAGATTTACATCAATTTACACACTTTAATTAGGGACAGATTCATATCCGATGTTTAAAGAAAATTTCGTTGTCTGACTATACcaattacagtctactgcatATGGCTAGGAACAagttgatttttgaagattatcaattttctgtaatagagattattagcaagattaagtttcttatgtatagacaaacgcacctgttgcatttgttttaacatCTTGATACAGGTCTTCTTgcattaagaatttttttattttctctagcGGTGGGATATGTCCCGTTTATTGTTGTAtgattttgggtttaatataatttaaattttttcaaaaaaaaaaccttaaccGTGTTAAACTACTTGATTAACACAAGCTAATCTAAATCCGCGTTAAATATGTTGATGGTGTCAGAATATATTCCTTCATTTTTGTCTCGTCAATCATCATGCAGACAGGCATGGCCACTAATGCAGCGTCCATCATGATCATTTCAACATAACGACGGTGCCCTTCTTCTCTCGCTAATGACCAAACCAACTAATAATAGATAAATTCTCTTCCTATGTTGCAATCAGATCATAAAGTTTGCGACCTTTTTCTCCCCCTTCCGTTTCACATTCACATGACCATGACTCAGGGTAGCATTACTTTTATAGCTGCCTTATCCCCATAtctcacctttttttttatcattttggacCACCACACAAATAatagtttcttttacttttttctgaTTTAGAGAGAATCTTATTTGAGGGCCAGTGGAGATTCAAGTCTTAGATTTACTAAATTATGGGATGCTAACtcttttcattttactttttttaagaacTCTTTTCATTAGacttaattcttttaattttgacaaatGAAAGTTGAGTATTACATAAGgagctattttcttttttttgcaataCAGTGAACTAAGGTTCAAATTGTTATTCAATATAATAGAAgagattattttgtttcttataataTAACGAACTAAGTTCGAATTTCTATTAGTATAAGTATTGCATTTAATATTTGATAGTGTCTAAAATAAGATGaattattagataatttaaAAGTATCTTGTTTACGCTTGATAAATAAACCTTTACTTATGGGATAGTGTAACACTTCAATTGAATCTCATAAGAATGAGAAATATCAATAGTTGTGCAAGTATGCATGAcactatataatataaaataactttaaaaaattaattagtattatttatatCACTAATAAGAGCATCTACTTTTTTTTAGCTTGTCACTTAAGAATTACacatttaaatatgtttaacttGAAATAATTATGAGATAAGtgaatttttagaaatttttttaaaaaatatgtgagTAGGAATAAAGCATGCTGAAAAGTTGAATGTTGATTTATAAAgataattaactaaaaatacatatttcGACTAAGTATAAATACATGTATTACCTAAACTTTTTAAGCATGGATGGAGATGTGGATGAGTATTATACTCGTACTCATACCTGCCATCATAACCattttttgtcacaacatatatatacataatatatattaaatattttattattataatttttaaaaatataaatcaattagattaatagttaaataattaaataaaaaactaaaaatataattgaatttttaattttttatctttatttttttgttattcgttatattaatattatttgaattaaaatataataaaaaacttaatatttaaaaatatataggtaaattaaaattacaaaaaagagTGTAGTAAGTTACCGCATGTATATCTAAACCCAAATAAACAcgacaaagataaaaataggtattaaaattttaaatccaatttttttatacccGAACCCGTATTCACCTCACCTTTTGTGGGGACAGAAAGAGCGAAACTCATCCCCACCCAGTTGGTTGCCATCACTAATCATATTTCTATAATCTCaaccaatttatttatttttgtctaaaatAAGATGAGTTATTAGATAATTTAAAACTATCATGTTTATACAATCTCAGCCAGTTTTTTCATATTACATATGGCTCACAATTGGATAATATATGGATATCCGATTTTGGCATACTTATGCAACAATTCACAACAAGATTAAGTCTCTGGCTACTCAGCAATGACAAATTTCTTTTGGCAAAATTGCAAAACATGGCTCTGCCAATTCAGATCCTTTCACAACTTGGAATAGCTGCCGCCGGCATATGCAACTTTCTGTTTTGGCAGATGCGTCTAGTTTAAACtcgttcttattttttatttttttccttttggttgtttgtttcttgttttctttggttgtttgtttcttgttttcttcgttgacaaaaaaaaaggaatcactATTACATTAAGTATAAACCCAAACACTTAATTGATAAGATCTAATtcacttaattaaataaaatgtataaattatttgaatctCGATTACGTATATTTAATccctactaataaaaaaaacacaaacacttGGATTAGCACCTTATGTTGGAACAagctaatttttaaaagattataaattttctgtaatagaaGTTATTAGTAAGATTAAATTTTCTATGTATAGATAagcatatttattatatttattttagtatctTAATTTAGACCTTATTATATTAAggagacttttatttttctctaacgACAAATATACCCCATTTATTGGTGTATCATTTatagtttaatataatttaaatttttctaagaaaaaaacacaaacacttGGACTAACACCTTTTTGCTAATAATAATTACCTTCAATCATGTCCAGTTGATTCTAAAAGAAGACACACGggagaattaaaaagaaaaaaaatttgggCCACTTGCCACCCAGAAGCGCGTGAGTGTAGCATCTACCTCCGAATGAGTGGTACCCAAATCATAGTTAACATTGTCACCCCCCACGTCAACACCGTCCTCTTTCCTGTACCCATGTACTGcaaatctctctctcttctctatcTGTTTTAACTTCCACCCCCACTTTGCTCTCTTAACACAAACCACTCTCTTCTGCATTTCCACAAACAATTTCCCTCCATTCCGAAACCGACCCATATCACCAAAACTGTTCTATCTTCCAAAGCCACCGCCTTTGCTTCCGTTAAATCTGTGTTTGGTTACCCTTATGGAAAAGGAGCCTCTGCTCCCATACTTCAGCCCCAGAAAGAAGCCTCAACTATGTCCCTTGCCAGAGCACGACGAAATCGTTCTTCCAATGACCCCTTCAGAATTCAAGGACCGTCTCATCTTTGGTCCTTCTCCTTCCTCTGCTTCCCCAAGGGACCCTTCACCTCTTGCTGATGCCTTAACACTTTCTCACAATTCCCCAAAATGTTCCTCTTCTAACTCACAGGACTATGCATCATCACCACTATTTGATtcccaacaaaaacaacaacaactcaACTCTTGGCTCCTTGACCCCAATTACGAGTCGTGGCGGAAAACGAACCTTCATCGGTCGAAAACCGCGCCGGCCATGGCCGTGATCAGCGATTTCAATCCCCACTCCACCGTGCAAAGACCCAAATTTGCCAGCCAGAGTATTGTGTGCCAGGGTGTTATTCTTCTTGCTCTTTATTTGGCATTAGGGGTTGTCATTTATTGGTTCAATCGTCATAATTTTACAGCTACTGAGACTCATCCTATAGTTGATGCATTGTATTTTTGTATAGTGACAATGTGCACAATAGGGTACGGTGATATCACTCCCAATAGTACAGCCACTAAGCTTTTCTCTATATTGTTTGTGTTGGTGGGGTTTGGATTTATAGACATATTGTTGAGTGGGATGGTTAGCTATGTGCTTGATTTGCAGGAGAATCATATGTTGACGGCAGTGAAGGGAAGGAGGGGTGAGAAGGATGGGAAGTCTTATATAATTGATGTGAAGAAAGGGAGGATGAGGATTCGGTTGAAGGTGGCGCTGGCGTTGGGGGTTGTG
This genomic interval from Glycine max cultivar Williams 82 chromosome 5, Glycine_max_v4.0, whole genome shotgun sequence contains the following:
- the LOC100787238 gene encoding two-pore potassium channel 3, producing the protein MEKEPLLPYFSPRKKPQLCPLPEHDEIVLPMTPSEFKDRLIFGPSPSSASPRDPSPLADALTLSHNSPKCSSSNSQDYASSPLFDSQQKQQQLNSWLLDPNYESWRKTNLHRSKTAPAMAVISDFNPHSTVQRPKFASQSIVCQGVILLALYLALGVVIYWFNRHNFTATETHPIVDALYFCIVTMCTIGYGDITPNSTATKLFSILFVLVGFGFIDILLSGMVSYVLDLQENHMLTAVKGRRGEKDGKSYIIDVKKGRMRIRLKVALALGVVVICIGVGVGVMHFVEKLGWLDSFYLSVMSVTTVGYGDHAFKTMHGRIFAAIWLLVSTLAVARAFLYLAEARVDKRHRRMAKWILGQDMTVSEFLAADIDNNGFVSKSEYVIYKLKEMGKVSEKDIMQVSEKFDRLDAGNCGKITLADLMGNHN